A section of the Cottoperca gobio chromosome 17, fCotGob3.1, whole genome shotgun sequence genome encodes:
- the irf4a gene encoding interferon regulatory factor 4a, whose protein sequence is MNLDEDSVLSVSCGNGKLRQWLIDQIDSGIYPGLVWENDDKSIFRIPWKHAGKQDYNRDEDAALFKAWALFKGKHKEGVDKPDPPTWKTRLRCALNKSNDFDELVERSQLDISDPYKVYRIIPEAAKRGLKTSMEETPSHVNALGYLPPYTSLHNQVSGYMVSQERRDWRDYSSPEQQPLPPSHHHGPHAELQYGQCHYPSAFSRAWPGSHAENGFQLSFHTYFPESQPPVYSTDQNNAITDFSLHVSLYYRESLVKEVTTTSQEGCRITSPSPASPSSSSSSSPCPEDKHHSGAEIILFPFPYPESQRQGADMLPNVLEKGVLLWMAHDGLYAKRLCQGRVYWEGPLAPYMDKPNKLEKEQPCKLFDTQQFLIELQDFAHNGRHIPRHQVVLCFGDEYPDPQRQRKMITAQVEPVFARKLVYYYQQNNSSYLRAYDHIQEQNTPPSIDYPSQRPLQHIQE, encoded by the exons ATGAACCTGGATGAGGACAGTGTCCTGTCAGTCAGCTGCGGCAATGGCAAACTGAGACAGTGGCTGATTGATCAGATCGACAGCGGAATATATCCCGGCCTGGTTTGGGAAAACGATGACAAAAGCATCTTTAGGATTCCGTGGAAACATGCAGGGAAACAAGACTATAACAGAGATGAGGATGCTGCGCTCTTCAAG GCATGGGCATTGTTTAAGGGCAAACATAAGGAAGGAGTCGACAAGCCAGATCCTCCCACATGGAAAACAAGACTACGCTGTGCTCTTAATAAAAGCAATGACTTTGATGAGTTAGTGGAAAGAAGCCAACTGGACATCTCAGACCCCTATAAAGTCTACAGAATCATTCCAGAGGCAGCCAAAAGAG GATTGAAGACGAGTATGGAGGAGACGCCGTCACATGTAAATGCACTTGGTTATCTTCCTCCTTATACGTCTCTGCACAACCAG GTATCTGGCTACATGGTTTCTCAGGAGAGAAGGGACTGGAGGGATTACTCATCCCCAGAACAGCaacctcttcctccttcacatCATCACGGCCCACATGCAGAGCTGCAGTATGGCCAGTGCCACTACCCATCAGCGTTCAGCCGGGCTTGGCCGGGGTCACACGCAGAAAATG GTTTTCAGCTCTCCTTCCACACCTACTTTCCAGAGTCCCAACCGCCCGTGTATTCAACCGATCAAAACAATGCCATAACGG ATTTCAGCCTGCATGTGTCCCTATACTACAGAGAGTCCCTAGTGAAGGAGGTTACCACCACCAGCCAAGAAGGTTGTCGCATCACCTCTCCTTCCCCAgcctctccatcctcttcctcctcttcttccccatGCCCAGAGGACAAGCATCACAGCGGGGCAGAAATCATCCTTTTTCCATTCCCATACCCTGAGTCTCAGAGACAGGGTGCTGACATGCTTCCTAATGTACTGGAGAAGGGGGTGCTTCTGTGGATGGCGCATGATGGGTTATACGCTAAGCGCCTCTGCCAAGGACGTGTGTACTGGGAAGGACCGCTGGCTCCATATATGGATAAACCCAACAagctggagaaggagcagccatGCAAACTGTTCGACACCCAGCAATTCCTTATTG agCTTCAAGACTTTGCCCATAATGGCCGACATATACCGAGACACCAGGTGGTGTTATGTTTTGGAGACGAGTACCCTGACCCACAACGCCAAAGGAAGATGATCACGGCACAG GTGGAGCCAGTGTTTGCCAGAAAACTGGTGTACTATTACCAGCAGAACAATAGCTCCTACCTGCGGGCTTATGATCACATCCAGGAACAGAACACACCTCCATCAATCGACTATCCTTCCCAGAGACCTCTACAGCATATTCaggagtaa
- the foxq1a gene encoding forkhead box protein Q1a, with the protein MKLEVLCGSHYDMKDFERSRDVEGSVRSPLSAEEELGSDGDCVAHSPAPVTPCTSTKSKPYTRRPKPPFSYIALIAMAIRDSSTGRLTLAEINDYLMNRFPFFRGSYTGWRNSVRHNLSLNDCFLKVLRDPSRPWGKDNYWMLNPHSEYTFADGVFRRRRKRIDKKFSREPEVFEHAEEPQNIQQSAPATKTDTCVKFTSSFAIESILSKPFKRDSNKEHLPLHPAFTWPCYTGLMMPHLNTPASFPYVKSACYMDSSYAHVPNAYDCGLLSNRVLQYQK; encoded by the coding sequence ATGAAGCTGGAGGTGTTGTGTGGAAGCCACTATGACATGAAGGATTTCGAGAGGTCCAGGGATGTAGAGGGGAGTGTGCGCTCTCCTCTTTCTGCTGAGGAGGAGCTGGGGTCGGATGGGGACTGCGTGGCGCACAGCCCTGCACCTGTTACTCCATGCACCAGCACCAAGTCCAAGCCGTACACACGACGACCAAAACCCCCGTTCTCGTACATCGCTCTCATCGCGATGGCTATCCGGGACTCATCCACTGGACGTCTGACTTTGGCTGAAATAAACGACTATCTGATGAACAGATTTCCGTTCTTCAGAGGCAGCTACACCGGCTGGAGGAACTCGGTTCGGCACAACTTGTCTCTGAATGACTGCTTTCTCAAAGTGCTCCGGGACCCGTCCAGACCTTGGGGAAAGGACAATTACTGGATGCTCAATCCTCACAGCGAGTACACCTTCGCTGATGGGGTGTTCCGGCGCAGAAGAAAGCGCATTGATAAAAAGTTCAGCAGGGAGCCAGAGGTGTTCGAGCACGCAGAGGAGCCGCAGAACATTCAGCAGTCTGCACCCGCCACCAAGACTGATACATGTGTCAAGTTTACTAGTTCATTTGCGATAGAAAGCATCCTCAGCAAGCCATTCAAGAGAGACTCAAACAAGGAACATTTACCACTCCACCCTGCCTTCACCTGGCCGTGCTACACTGGACTAATGATGCCTCATTTAAATACACCTGCCTCATTTCCATACGTCAAGTCAGCCTGCTATATGGACTCCAGTTATGCGCATGTGCCAAACGCTTATGACTGTGGGCTGCTTTCAAACAGAGTCTTGCAatatcagaaataa